In the Helianthus annuus cultivar XRQ/B chromosome 11, HanXRQr2.0-SUNRISE, whole genome shotgun sequence genome, one interval contains:
- the LOC110890500 gene encoding protein LURP-one-related 7 isoform X1 has translation MEGSDGVPIDLFVSKTKLHITSSAFNLKFTDSSSNLVFSVDRPPPRSDLRFKRLLSDSSGNPLIFISHNQKAASWEGFSAEGNNNNNNHPLLFRVERTTKSFTRVEFQVFLNNQNSDDFKMRGSPFYRSCTIYKGDSIVAQVTSLMYKLGIQKALVPRNRFRLTIFPGYADHAFIVALTVIFFYGRKLWI, from the exons ATGGAGGGATCAGATGGGGTGCCGATAGATCTGTTTGTGTCGAAGACGAAGCTACACATCACCTCCAGTGCTTTCAATCTCAAATTCACAGATTCTTCTTCTAACTTGGTCTTCTCTGTTGACCGTCCTCCTCCTCGATCTGACCTTCGATTCAAGCGTCTCCTCTCTGATTCTTCTGGAAACCCCCTCATTTTCATTTCTCATAATCAG AAAGCAGCAAGCTGGGAGGGTTTTAGTGCTGaagggaacaacaacaacaacaaccatccACTGTTGTTCAGAGTGGAGAGGACAACCAAAAGTTTTACCAGAGTGGAGTTTCAAGTTTTCCTAAATAATCAAAACTCTGATGATTTCAAGATGAGAGGTTCTCCCTTCTATAGATCCTGCACCATTTATAAAGGGGACTCCATAGTAGCACAGGTA ACTAGTCTTATGTACAAGCTTGGGATCCAGAAGGCCCTTGTGCCAAGAAACAGGTTTCGACTAACCATATTTCCTGGATATGCTGATCATGCGTTCATTGTTGCTTTGACAGTCATATTTTTCTATGGTCGAAAATTGTGGATATAA
- the LOC110890500 gene encoding protein LURP-one-related 7 isoform X2 translates to MEGSDGVPIDLFVSKTKLHITSSAFNLKFTDSSSNLVFSVDRPPPRSDLRFKRLLSDSSGNPLIFISHNQKAASWEGFSAEGNNNNNNHPLLFRVERTTKSFTRVEFQVFLNNQNSDDFKMRGSPFYRSCTIYKGDSIVAQTSLMYKLGIQKALVPRNRFRLTIFPGYADHAFIVALTVIFFYGRKLWI, encoded by the exons ATGGAGGGATCAGATGGGGTGCCGATAGATCTGTTTGTGTCGAAGACGAAGCTACACATCACCTCCAGTGCTTTCAATCTCAAATTCACAGATTCTTCTTCTAACTTGGTCTTCTCTGTTGACCGTCCTCCTCCTCGATCTGACCTTCGATTCAAGCGTCTCCTCTCTGATTCTTCTGGAAACCCCCTCATTTTCATTTCTCATAATCAG AAAGCAGCAAGCTGGGAGGGTTTTAGTGCTGaagggaacaacaacaacaacaaccatccACTGTTGTTCAGAGTGGAGAGGACAACCAAAAGTTTTACCAGAGTGGAGTTTCAAGTTTTCCTAAATAATCAAAACTCTGATGATTTCAAGATGAGAGGTTCTCCCTTCTATAGATCCTGCACCATTTATAAAGGGGACTCCATAGTAGCACAG ACTAGTCTTATGTACAAGCTTGGGATCCAGAAGGCCCTTGTGCCAAGAAACAGGTTTCGACTAACCATATTTCCTGGATATGCTGATCATGCGTTCATTGTTGCTTTGACAGTCATATTTTTCTATGGTCGAAAATTGTGGATATAA